DNA sequence from the Peromyscus eremicus chromosome 7, PerEre_H2_v1, whole genome shotgun sequence genome:
TTCATACTAGACACATCTGATGGTGACGGCACTGACGTCTGCCCTCTGGGTACTTGACGTTAGGACAGGCCACACTTGAAGTATGCAAGAGAcccttgttttgattttctggTCTACAGATTGGTATGTGTCATGTCATGGGTAATGTATACTCACCCAACTTTCTTTCAACCAGGCAGTGATAACCTTTTAgagattttaagaagaaaatggtGGAAATACACTCTCCTGGGGCTTGCCGATGTGGAAGCCAATTATCTGATTGTCAGAGCATACCAGTACACAACTCTGACCAGTGTCCAGGTAAGAGGGAGTTTGGACGTTTGGGGTCTTATGCTTCCCTAGAGGAGAACACGTGCTCATATATGTTCATCTAATTTTATTGGAAACCCGTGCATTTGAAGAAGCCCTAAACACAGGTGGATGATAGGTGTTTTCCAGTACAGCATATGTTCTGCTGAGTCACGTTTCCTGAAATCACTGACAATGTATACACGTTAATGACTTCCCAGGCTGCTCACACTATAGCAGATTAGAACAGTGCTGAGTAAAATAGGGGTAAATATTTAGCTGGCACTTGCTGTCGTGATGCTGACAGTTCTGTTGTGTGTTTGGCTCAAACCCAGAAGTAGTGTGGTTCTGTACTGCAAAGCTGGAGGTCTGTAAGCCAATCAGGACATAGGAGCCCCTGGCAGAGCCTACTGGACACACTAGGGAGAAGTGGCAATACCAGTGAAGctcttatttctatttcttcatagatttaatttaaaaatgatgtattattattattagtgtgtgggggTCAGGTGACAGCTCTGGAGTCAGCTCTTCTCACCctcctttacatgggttctggggaattgCCCACCAAGTAACTTCAcccgctgggccatctcaccagcccgtTATTGGGTTTACTCTTGCTGGGTTGAAAGGAAAATGTTCCTTCATAGCAATACTTCTCAACCTTGTAGAGTTGAGAAAGACTGAATCCTGCCGTCTTAGTGTTAGCAAAGGATGGGACACGTCACGTAACTTGCCTTAACAGTCAAATGTTCTATAAATGGAGGTGAAAGTGAGATATACCACTGTCAGATCTAGACTTCAGCGTTCAGTGATTCTGTAACCCTTTTGTTTCTCAAGAAAGGGTCTTGTAATGTAGCCCGGATAGCCTGGTACTCACTGTGTCCTGAACTCATAATTCTCTGTCAGCTGCTTCCcaccaggtgctaggattacaggaaggAGTCACTGTGCCTGGTTTCTAtagctttacatttttttaaagacaaggtcttgtgTGTTGCAGGTTGGTCTCTGTTGTAGCTAAGGATGGTcctgaacttctggtcttcttgcctctacctcccaagtgctgtgactaTGGGTATATACTGCTACATTCTTCTTATGCAGCACtagctagggattgaacccaaggctttgtgcatgttaggcaagcattctactcaCCAAGCTGCACTCTCCCTGACCCTCCTCTTACAAGTCtttctaatttaaattttattgtatatattttggtgtttttaatgtgtgtgtgtgtgtgtgtgtgtgtgtatgaatgttttgactacatgtgtgagtgtatacCATGTAGATGCctagtgccctcagagaccagaagagggtgtcagatgccctggaactggaattacagacagttgtgagccttcaCGTGGATACAGAgaagaaccaaacctgggttctctgcaagaacaagtactcttaactgctgaaccacctctcctgccccatatgagtgttttgcctgtgtgtatgtgtttctgtaccacatgtgtgtgcctggtactcacagaggccataaaggggtatcagatcctctgtaaTTGGAGTTATGGGTTTTTGTGAGTCAcaggaatgctgggaattgaaccctggtcctctggaagatcaaccagtactcttaaccgctgagccatctctccagccttttcttATAACTTGTtgaggtttcatttttctcactgTCCTAACATAAGTAGGTTCTTTAGATCTCCAAAATCTAGGAACTATCAAGAACCTGAGGCAAAATAGAGCTTATTTTACCTTGAAAAGGCAAGGCTTGGTGAAAATTAGTGTTTTCCCATGTGATCATAGATGAAATGATTTCACCTCTAATCTGGTCAAAGTCATTTGTATATGCAAGTTCCTCCTATACTAGGGTCTTATTAGTACTCTGTTCACTGGGACAATATGATGATTTTTAAAGCTTACATTAAATGAGACTTTTGGAACGGGAAGCATCAAAGGAAAGGACCTCCACCCCAAGAAAACATTCAGAAAAGACGTCCCTGTAGACCCATGGCCCAAGGTGACAGGTGTCAGATAAGAAGCGATGGCCTTTCAGAGTGGGACCTGAGATCACAGAGATCACAGGATCTGGTCCCAGCATTTTGTACTTGGCTCAGGGACTGGCTGGCTGGAGATCACTCAGTGACAGGGTTGAGGCTgaagcctctgtgttcttccATGACATAAGCAGCTCCGTCATAGTCATGCCCCACCAAGGATTCTAAGAGATAGATTAAATTTAGGTTTGATGTGAAGATGTACTTTTTGGGTGGGAAGTCTTCTGTGATAACTTTTAGAGTGGaattttcttacctttttttttttttaaataagaaatacagcttAGACCGTGTTAAGCCATTATGGTTGGATTCCCCTGACGTCTTCCATGACATTGCTTAGTGATTTGTTGTTCAGGCAGGCTCCCAAAAGGATGACCAGGGCCCATCACTGGAGGTATGCAGGCCTCCAGTGCCTCAAATTGCcatggaaacaaacaacaaactgcTTTAGACAGGATCCCACAGACTACTTGGGGCTTAAGGCTCGGTCTTGCCCACAATTTAAATGAGGAGAGAACCAGGGACAAACTTAAAAGCCCAGAGAGTGAGCAATGAATATAGTTTCAGGGATATAACCAGTGTACGGCATACATTTACACTTTATTCCTGGACATGCTTTAATATATCAAGAGCTATCCTtcagggcttggagagatggctgagtgggtaagaaCGCTTGCTACCCTTGCAACCAGCTGGAGTTGTTTCCAGGATGTatattaggtggctcacaatcacctgcaaCTCGACTCCAGGAgactcaacaccctcttctggtctgcacaTCACCGTATCCcccacacaaattaaaaaacaattttcagtatattttacctttgaattcacacacacacacacacacacacacacacacacacacacacacacacgcaaagtcAAATTAAGAACCGAATAAGTGAATTCTCTATTCTTGTCATTGATTTTGGATTTGCTACAGTTTGAGTGCTCTCTGTCCCCATTTGATCAGATGGGCAGTATGAGGGGTATAGCAAGTATCTTATGGACCCAAATGATAGAGGAACATATGCTAAAGATGAACAGGACTCCACGCTGGGAGCAAGCATGTATCTCACATGGTAGAACTGAACTCTATTGTCAGAGAGATGGTGTCTGTTTGGTCCCTCATAGTAGCCTGTACTTGGTAGCACTTTGGTCAATTACAATTAAATATTGGACTTTGTGATTTCTATTTCATGTCTGTCCAGTTTAGTGTATGTTCCTCAGGATGGGACTTACATCTGTCTTGTTCAGTTCTGTATTCCCAGCTCCTCTTATggtgtacacacatgaacacacagacagacagacagacagacagacacacaaacacacacacacacacacacacacacacacacacacacacacacacacacccctgtgcttgccaggcaagtactctgtTACTGGGCTGATACCCAAAGCCTCTTACAGAGTCTTGGACACTGGACATGCTTAGTAAATGCCTGTTGACTGTGTAAATGGATGTACTGGAAGGAGACTCTGTCTTGTGAGTTTAAGGATAAACACAGAGGAAAATGCAGAGGCTCCTGGACAAAATGAATAGACAGCCCTTGAGtctctctgttttgagacaggtctcatgtatcccaggctggtctagaattcaCTGTATAACCAACAATAACCttaaactcctaatcctcctgcctctacctccaaagtacTGGTTTTAGATGGTACTAGAGCTCAAAATGGGGGCTTTGTACCTgccaggcaagcaccctaccaattGAGCTGCAGCCCAGCCTGACTTTGAACTGTATCATTTGGGACAACTAATCTCTCTTTAGCCattggggttttgtgtgtgtatctaaaACAGGTTTGCAATTCCAGTCTGAGAGTTACTGAGAGGATCGAATGAGTTAGCTCAGGTAAAGCGCTTGCAATGCAGGGCCGACCATAGTCAGTGTCCCAGGAGTACTTCCTCCCGTGACTACTCGATTACAAGCTGCTGAGATGTTTGAACCTGCTTGCTTTCCTTCCCCGCAGCTCTTGGATTGCTTTGGGATTCCTGTGCTGATGGCTCTCTCCTGGTTCATTCTCCGGGCAAGATACAAAGTGATCCACTTCATTGCCGTGTTTGTCTGTCTGCTGGGTGTAGGGACCATGGTTGGTGCAGATATATTAGCAGGGAGAGAAGATAATTCAGGTGAGACTGTGCCGCTGGCTGGCTCAGCCACGGAGGTGTGTTTTCGGGTCAGTCTGGTGAAGTCACGCTGACAGAAAGTGGGTGATGGGGGAACTCTGGAAGGTGAGCAGGAGTCCGTGCTGTGAGCGGCACGGACCCGTTTGCTGGGCTGGCTCCTCATCAGCGCTTGCTGGGCTGGCTCCTCAGTGGGATGTGTTGGCATGCTTCCCCAGGCACTCTGCACTCCCTGTAGCACATTGCTCACTTGCTGCTGAATATTTGGTTTGGATTTCTTCCTTTTAACTGCATTTCCCCATTTATGCATGTTTAAAACTTTATTTCAAGTATACTTGGAGAAATCATCTTTTGCTTCAAACATTTTGAAGCAAATGGTTAGTTACTCCAAAACCTTATAGTCTCTCCCTTTTTATgtcattctttctctgtttccttttcttcctccttttttgtttcttctctaactctttccttcccttcctccttccttctttcccatccttccccaccccccaccttctctccctctctctttcccttctgcccttgaactcaggatccttctTCAGCCCCCAGTTGCTGAGGGACAGCATACCTGTCACCACACTCAGCAATgcttcattttttataaaaaaaggGACAAAAGGGGGACTTGGCTGGAAACCTTTTTAATGCCTGTTGATCTGAATGCTTTGGTGTATTTCAACAGACAACATGGCTGCCCAACCAGGTCTGAAGTTATCCAGTCTCCATGGTAGTAATTTCAGGGTCTCCTTGACTCAGGAGAAAGTCACTTCCCTTACCGAGCATTCTTTCCTAGAGTTCTAAACAAACTCCTTCAATACAGTCCATCAGTCTGCCATGTTTTTAAATGGCTTTCTTTCATGATGGTATACACTACCATCCTCCAGTCTGTTGGTCTCCCAGGGCGTCAGAATGTGAAAATCATAGCCGTGTTGTGCCAGACAGCAAGGACAAGAGCCTTCAAACTTACAGAAACTAGgattaaataaagttttattcaaaTGAACAGAGTTTGGTAACTCCTGGCTTACCTGTtgacaaaacatttctttttgtgtCTCACTGCTCTGTAGGGAGTGATGTTCTGATTGGTGACATCTTGGTCCTGCTTGGGGCTTCCCTGTATGCTGTGTCTAATGTGTGTGAAGAGTACATCGTGAAGAAGCTGAGCAGACAGGAGTTTTTAGGAATGGTGGGCCTATTTGGAACAATTATCAGCGGCATACAGCTGTAAGAATCTAAaatttttcataaaaacaaaatgaacaaataagggagtagggggcagggtggggagatGAATTATGACAAAGTATAATGACATGTATATGAAATATATCAAAACCAAGGGCCAGCAAAATGCCTCAGTAGGtaaggatgcttgctgccaagcctgatgacctgagttcaattcctgggacacACATGGTAGAGAGAAGAAACCCCTGCAAGGTGTCCTCTCACatccactgcacacacacacacacacacacacacacacacacacgaaataaaatataataaaaaataaaatggcaaaatgaaacccattacttaaCATGcaaacttaaattttttaaaattggaaagTAGGGGGTAGAgatatggttcagcagttaagagcttttGCCTCTTTGCCAGAGGACCCCAGAGGAtcatttctcagcacccacatcatggctcataaacattgtaactccagttccaggggacctgactccctcttctgacctccaagggtaccagcaaacacatggcatacagacatacatgtaggctaaacactcatacacatataataaaataaatctaaaatgatttttaatgagaaaatatttgataGCTGATCACTTTCTCTAACTACTAATATATGTTTAACCAAAAATCACATTTGAAATAACTAACTTGATAAAAATCTAATAGAggattctattcttttttttattattcaatttgtttggtttttgagaaaagatcttacactgtagctcaggctagtcactatgttgtccaggttcatggcaatccttctgcctcagcctcctgagttctgggattacaagtacaagCCACATGCCTGTCTAGGTATTTTTAtattctaaggaaaaaaaataggctgggtggtggtggcgcatgcctttaatcccagcactcaggaagcagagccaggatgatctctgtgaattcaaggccaacctggtctacagagtgagatccaggacaggcaccaaaactacacagagaaaccctgtattgaaaaaccggaaaaaaagaaaagaaaagaaaaaagaaaactcaatatAACCCTTTACCTTAGCTGAATTGCAGCAGCTAAACTatctataaaataagaaaaattaacatGAATCTTTACATAGCCTCTTGTTTTGATCTTAGATTGATTGTGGAATATAAGGACATTGCCAGGATTCACTGGGACTGGAAAATTGGTATGTAATTAAATGATGACTTTAAAAATCAGTATTCTGATCTTTAGCTGACAAAAATGCACACCAAGAAATGAACACttcattttaatcatattttcatAACTTTGGGAACTCACACCAGTGATGGCTTGCTCTGAGAGTTAGTAGATAAGCCTCTAGAATTCATTCttagtctttgtaagaaatagCTTTTCTTTCCTAGGAATTCTGAATAGAACCAAGACTGACCTTCGTCACTCTAGCTATCAAACAAATGAATCTACATCTCAAGTCCTTGAACTTGTAAAGTTTATCATGGGCTTCGTGTAATTTGTGGAGCTTTAACCTCAAGTGATGGATGGATGTAACCATCTGCTGCCTTCTGTTGCTCCACAGATATTGCTTCTGTTGCTTTTGATATTTGTGGGAATAAAGCAGAAGGTTTAAGATAGTTAGGGAAGATATGAGCCTTAATGATGAACAGGAAGTAgttaaataatacataaatgttGCTGAAGATTGTATGCCATGCTTAGCTAATTCAGGGAAATTAAATATCTTAGATGTTCCaaaagtgcatgcatgtgtgtgagtgagtgtgtgtgtgtgtgtatgtatatatgtgtgtgactgtgtgtgtgagtgtgtgtgtgtgtgtatgtgtgtgtgtgttgagcataGGATGTGGTTTAAAATTGCttacaaaacagacatattgCTACTGCAGCCATCTGCATGGTCAGTACTGTCCTAAAGTGGAGAATAATATTGTTCTATCTTGAAACATGTAATTCAATGGGCTAAATAAAATATAGTGGCTCTAATGTCTACCTTTGATGTCCTAAAAATACTTTATTGTGACTCCAATCATACATACCACATCTGACAAACCAaccaaatataaacaaacaaggcCAGCgaaggatttctttttttgacaCGTGATATTGACCTGGCTTTTGTTGAACTTTTATATTACAGTCTTCTTTTTGTCTTGGGAGGGTGGGTGATGCAGGGTGATATGGGCTATTGACTCGGTCACACCAGAAGGAAGATTTTATGGCCTTGATCATCTGACTCCCTGTTGGATCTTCACAACTTGTTAGTTTATGGCTACTATTTTtcaggaagcttttttttttttttttttttttttttggtttttcgagacagggtttctctgtgtagctttgcacctctcctggaactcacttggtagcccaggctggcctcgaactcacagagattcgcctggctctgcctcccgagtgctgggattaaaggcgtgcgctgccaccaccgcccggctaaagctTTGTAGTCTTTATAGAATGCTGACCGTTAAAGAGAAGTGTTGTAGGGAGTTTAACAAGGGAGCAGGAAGTTTTGTGGAACATCCAGACCCCAAGCGCGTTGCCTTCTGCTGTCTCTTCATAACTTGAGCTCTTCCATTTCTTCACAGCCCTGCTGTTTGTGGCGTTTGCCCTCTGCATGTTTTGCTTGTACAGCTTCATGCCGTTGGTGATTAAGGTCACCAGTGCCACTTCTGTCAACCTGGGCATCCTGACCGCTGACCTCTACAGCCTTTTCTTTGGCCTTTTTCTGTTCGAGTATAAGGTAACAAAATAGATTGTGTTCAAATAAGAactggggatgggacccagggcttcatgtatactGGGCAAGCACTCCCCCAACTGAGATGCACCCCTAGCTCTAGAGCAAGTTCTGGATCTCAAAATAGAACTGTCTTTTCCTCTTAGCAATACTCTTATTGGACATGCTTCATGGTTACTGACTACAGCTTAGAACTTGGTCCAGAGAAGAATTGCCCTTTTAAGGCTTTGCAAAGTGATGAAATAGAGCAGCTTCCATCTTTGATGTAGGGCTGAGAACACTGGCTGTCAGAAATTCTAACACATATTCCAGCTGCCATTGACCTTGAAAAACAATCCAACTTAGGCTGGATCCTCAGAGGGTCTCTGTTCACTGTTTTTGCACAAACAGAAGGTCTGAAGTAGCTGGTGGAAGGGTGTATTATCATGCGTGTGTGATTGGAATGGTTCCATCTTTGGTGGCAgtgtttttcttagttttctgagaccaggtttcatgtagcctgggctagcctcaaactcactgtgtagaagaggatgaccttgaactcaggatcctcttgcctccatatTCTGTGTGGTAGGATtccagacatgtgctaccacacctggctcccttCCAGATATTCAAACAGGAATGCTTGGGGCTGATTTATTCTCTTCCAGGGAACTAGCAGCCACGAATTCGCAATGCTTGTCTGAATTACTGATAACTAAAGCTCACTGGGTTCTCAGAAACGTGTGTGAATCAAGTGTAAACCTTTTACCCTGCATAGTGACGTGGGACAGGAGGCAACTGTTGTCTTTGAATACTTGCTGGTGAAGGAATGCCTCAGTTAACACTGGCGAAGTCTTTATAGATTATTGATAGCATCCCATAAAAAGGTTAAAGTGAATCAGAGAAGTAGTTTCTATGGTAGgcccagttttgttttggtttttactttttgagattataattacaacatttctctctcccctttcctcccctcaagCCCTCCCTATCCTCTTCCCGCTCTCCCTCAAATCCATGGTCTCTTCTTCTATTAATTGTtactgtatgcatatatgtatatatgtatattcctatGAGAATTGTTAAGGGCAGCCGCATTTCTCCTAAGGGAGGGCGTTGCTCTCTGGTGCTGAGGCTGCATGTGGCCCTCTAGGGGACGAGGATGCTCTTTAAGGAGACTCCAACCTAGGGGAGTCATTGTCTGTGACCTCCCTcacctgtttggtttttttcttctatatttaaaAGACATGATTACGACCAGAcagtacctttaatcccagcacttgggaggcagagccaggcagatctctgtgagtttgaggccaacctggtctacagagcaagatccaggacaggcaccaaaacaatacagagaaaccctgtctcgaaaaaacaaaacaacaacaaaaacacatggttacatttcatttatttattgtgtgtgcacacacatgtgacacaGCATACCTGAAGatatcatgtgtgtgcacacatgtgacacGGCATACCTGAAGATGCAGGAaataacttttgggagtcagttctctgtctccatcatgtgggtctcGGGGGTTGAACTCAGTTGTTAGGACCTGGGGTTGCAGGTACCCTGCTGAGCTTCTCCCTGGCCCcacttttcctattttttttaaccaaccaTATTATCGTTAGtaatttagctttttatttcctGCTCTAAGCAAAATAATGTCCAGATGGAGATAAAGATAAAAGAATAAAACCTTCCAGTTCAAGGTACACTTGTCACAACCTATTATATTTTGAAtcataacaaatattttatttcgTAAACCCTGAATATTTCAGCCTAAGATATCAAATACTTTCTGGTCAGTCGCTCCTAATACTAACATGAAGAAGTGTTTTTATGTGTCCTGTTGTTGGGCATATGACCGCAAACACGGGAGAACGCCATCGCATGACCACCATGTCTCTGCATGTCTAGCAGCTCTCACTGTGATATCAGACTTTATTGTTTTTGGTCAAAGGCCATTTGAAGACTCAGAGAGCAAAGGGCAGTTTGAGATGCagtttgtgtgggtgtgcatgtacgtatgcatgtgtggaggccagaagaggacacacgCTCTGTGCTTCATTTCcgtgagacagggtctgtcacagAACATGGGGCCCCTGGCATCTCCAC
Encoded proteins:
- the Slc35f2 gene encoding solute carrier family 35 member F2 isoform X2, which codes for MEAESPASEGVAEPQALGTVGSIGSLLSRIRGKLFTWDILKTIALGQMLSLCICGTAITSQYLAEKYRVNTPMLQSFINYCLLFLVYTVILAFRSGSDNLLEILRRKWWKYTLLGLADVEANYLIVRAYQYTTLTSVQLLDCFGIPVLMALSWFILRARYKVIHFIAVFVCLLGVGTMVGADILAGREDNSGSDVLIGDILVLLGASLYAVSNVCEEYIVKKLSRQEFLGMVGLFGTIISGIQLLIVEYKDIARIHWDWKIALLFVAFALCMFCLYSFMPLVIKVTSATSVNLGILTADLYSLFFGLFLFEYKFSGLYILSFTVIMVGFILYCSTPTRTAEPAESSVPPVTSIGIDNLGLKLEESGLSENHSAVL
- the Slc35f2 gene encoding solute carrier family 35 member F2 isoform X1 — its product is MERSVPVAPAAGWESSGTPWRRAAHPGAWQVEVLPFLARRPHSCSSGSFPTRPDGASNWSSLKDILKTIALGQMLSLCICGTAITSQYLAEKYRVNTPMLQSFINYCLLFLVYTVILAFRSGSDNLLEILRRKWWKYTLLGLADVEANYLIVRAYQYTTLTSVQLLDCFGIPVLMALSWFILRARYKVIHFIAVFVCLLGVGTMVGADILAGREDNSGSDVLIGDILVLLGASLYAVSNVCEEYIVKKLSRQEFLGMVGLFGTIISGIQLLIVEYKDIARIHWDWKIALLFVAFALCMFCLYSFMPLVIKVTSATSVNLGILTADLYSLFFGLFLFEYKFSGLYILSFTVIMVGFILYCSTPTRTAEPAESSVPPVTSIGIDNLGLKLEESGLSENHSAVL